In Takifugu flavidus isolate HTHZ2018 chromosome 1, ASM371156v2, whole genome shotgun sequence, the DNA window gaaccgGTTTAAACCCGAGCGGAAGGTGTGACGCCTGGAATGAGACGGTGCTTTTCTATAAATACTGAAACCTTTCACACCTGCTGCACCACCTGGGTTTAGGGTTTCTTCCATTTAGTGAGGCAGATTTGCAGAAGTGGGCAGCCTTTGACAGGTTTGTACAACAAACTATACTTCAGCTGCCAAACTAGAATTCAGCTAGGACGTCTCTGCATGCTGTCTGTGAGTTTTCGTCATTCACGAGGCTCTCTCACCTCCACGGTGATGAGTTTCTTCTCCCAAGGTCTGCTGTCTGGATCTGGCCATTTCTCCCCCAGGCACAGGAAGAGGGAATAGGGAGGGCTGTCTCTGCCATTAACAAAATCCAGAATTCCTAATGATAAAAAGAAGCTACATTCCATGAGGGTGAAGATGGAATTTCATGTAATTATCTGTGATGTTTGTTTCATCCACCTTGTATAAAATCCTTGAACAGGTAAAGGGGTTGAGGCTCCAGTTTAGAAACCTCTTGAGGCGTTCTGCTCTGGTCGAACCTGGAGATGCTCCAAAACGCCTTGACTTCACCTCGACGCAGACCATAAACCACGTGGCCCAAAACTCCCACGTCCAAACCGTTGCCCAGATTGTCCAGGATGCGCTGAGTTAGTTCGGCTTGCTTCTGATCGAGGATGAAGCCAGGACTCGGCAAAGAGACCATGTGGAGGCCGGACTTGGGATCCAGGACCGGACCCAAGAGATCAGGcctgaagggaaggaaggacAATCTCAGGCCATAGTCTGACATAAACATTAGCCAGGAAGCTGTAATAAAATGTGGCAAGTCTGTCCCAGAGAATCACTTAGCTTACTACTGTAATGAGCCGTATGCTAATTTTATACATACATCACTATCAATCTCATAGATCTGAAATAAACAACAGGATATTTGTCAGACATGCTGGATGTCACGAGAGGCTCATTGCAATGTTACCTATAGACTAAGCGGACTCCAGCCTCATTCTCGACCAGCTGCTCCAACACCTTCACCCCTCTGTAGTACACCGACACCCTGAACTGAGTCTCTGAGGAGTCATGGAGACAGAAGGCGTGTAAGAGCTGCACATTCGAAACTCTGCTACAATAGcatgttgggggagggggggcagcggTCTCCAACTCACTGAAATGATCTCCATCACTCGTCATGTTCATTGTATGTATGAACTGCTCAGCCAGCTGCCCACCACAGGCTCctccctcagcctcctcctttgGATGTGCCGGTTGCTCAGGCAACTGGTCTTCGCCGGCTGCACCCTCAAACGTTACTGGATACTGCTGTTGCCCAGGCAACACGCACCCACCAATCACAGCCTGCGGTTGGAGACGCTGTTGCTCAGGGGAAGGCTCAAAGCCTGCAGTGCCCTCTGTGGGAAAAGTTGGAAAAAGCGAAAAACTATTTTccagggagaaaaaaataaaataaattctacCTTCAG includes these proteins:
- the irf3 gene encoding interferon regulatory factor 3 isoform X1, with the translated sequence MSHCKPLLIPWLREHVNSNKYPGVQWTNPERTEFSIPWKHALRQDSSDADILIFKAWAEVSGNGRPHGDTSVWKRNFRSALRAKGFKLVSDNKNDNANPHKVFRWPEESPSAKNSSGRNQRQGEPDLHEDLGLPTQESQAQPFQHCLYLPEESVFLIDSTANNDILQECLQGLNIGPETEGTAGFEPSPEQQRLQPQAVIGGCVLPGQQQYPVTFEGAAGEDQLPEQPAHPKEEAEGGACGGQLAEQFIHTMNMTSDGDHFKTQFRVSVYYRGVKVLEQLVENEAGVRLVYRPDLLGPVLDPKSGLHMVSLPSPGFILDQKQAELTQRILDNLGNGLDVGVLGHVVYGLRRGEVKAFWSISRFDQSRTPQEVSKLEPQPLYLFKDFIQGILDFVNGRDSPPYSLFLCLGEKWPDPDSRPWEKKLITVEVVLTSMELLKNMAIAGGASSLQSVELQISLEEMMEMC
- the irf3 gene encoding interferon regulatory factor 3 isoform X2; this encodes MSHCKPLLIPWLREHVNSNKYPGVQWTNPERTEFSIPWKHALRQDSSDADILIFKAWAEVSGNGRPHGDTSVWKRNFRSALRAKGFKLVSDNKNDNANPHKVFRWPEESPSAIDSTANNDILQECLQGLNIGPETEGTAGFEPSPEQQRLQPQAVIGGCVLPGQQQYPVTFEGAAGEDQLPEQPAHPKEEAEGGACGGQLAEQFIHTMNMTSDGDHFKTQFRVSVYYRGVKVLEQLVENEAGVRLVYRPDLLGPVLDPKSGLHMVSLPSPGFILDQKQAELTQRILDNLGNGLDVGVLGHVVYGLRRGEVKAFWSISRFDQSRTPQEVSKLEPQPLYLFKDFIQGILDFVNGRDSPPYSLFLCLGEKWPDPDSRPWEKKLITVEVVLTSMELLKNMAIAGGASSLQSVELQISLEEMMEMC